One window of Desulfobacca acetoxidans DSM 11109 genomic DNA carries:
- a CDS encoding acyl-CoA dehydratase activase codes for MSSDASSLLAPLVLGLDFGSRFVKLAYTTDFKRFSRRKVDALIFYRDYFRQTDGGLEFDWPRLSISAPKQVVVTGYGKHLFKNLLPTITEIRAHFLGASFQTGLNHFILLEIGGQDTKALYIKEGRVFDFLTNDRCAAGTGRYLENMARFLKMPWRQFTSCSQEPVAISNTCAIFGETELISHLLDGVPLASIAAGVNDSVACRALQMIKRFPCEILVFVGGVARNRAVVECLRRSGNYQVIVPPEPQFNGALGCCLEKNTDSR; via the coding sequence ATGTCCTCCGACGCTAGTTCCCTCCTGGCCCCACTGGTTCTGGGTCTTGATTTTGGCAGTCGCTTTGTGAAGTTGGCCTATACGACGGACTTCAAACGTTTCAGCCGCCGGAAGGTGGACGCCCTGATATTCTATCGCGATTATTTTCGCCAGACCGACGGCGGGCTGGAATTTGACTGGCCCAGGCTTAGCATATCGGCACCCAAACAGGTGGTAGTCACGGGCTACGGCAAGCATCTGTTTAAGAACCTGCTGCCGACCATAACGGAAATCCGGGCCCATTTCTTAGGAGCCAGCTTTCAGACCGGGCTGAATCATTTTATCCTGCTGGAAATCGGTGGGCAGGACACCAAGGCCCTGTACATCAAAGAGGGGCGGGTTTTTGACTTCCTTACCAATGATCGATGTGCCGCGGGCACTGGACGTTATCTGGAGAACATGGCCAGATTTTTAAAGATGCCCTGGCGCCAGTTTACTTCTTGCAGCCAAGAGCCAGTCGCTATTTCCAATACCTGCGCCATCTTTGGAGAGACCGAACTCATCAGCCACCTCCTGGATGGGGTACCGTTGGCCAGTATCGCTGCCGGCGTCAACGATTCCGTGGCCTGCCGGGCCCTGCAGATGATCAAACGCTTTCCCTGTGAGATCTTGGTGTTTGTGGGCGGCGTAGCCCGCAACCGGGCAGTGGTAGAATGCTTGAGACGCTCGGGGAACTACCAGGTCATTGTCCCCCCGGAGCCCCAGTTCAACGGCGCTTTGGGGTGTTGTCTGGAAAAAAATACAGATAGCCGGTAA
- a CDS encoding HEPN domain-containing protein, which yields MPLDPAKIAETKAWLVKAATDLRAAEHERTAIPPINTDIVFHAQQLVEKAIKGFLVWHDHPFRKTHNLVELGQHCLRYAPDLEEILREAGPLTEYAWRFRYPGDPDEPDNCEADEALSLARRVFFTILQTLPLEVRP from the coding sequence ATGCCGCTCGACCCTGCGAAGATCGCCGAAACCAAAGCTTGGCTGGTTAAGGCCGCTACGGACTTAAGGGCCGCAGAACATGAACGAACCGCTATCCCACCTATTAATACCGATATTGTTTTTCACGCTCAACAATTGGTTGAGAAAGCAATTAAAGGTTTTTTGGTTTGGCACGATCACCCTTTTCGTAAAACCCATAATCTCGTAGAGTTAGGCCAACATTGTCTCCGATATGCTCCAGATCTTGAAGAAATTTTGCGAGAGGCAGGTCCGTTAACCGAATATGCCTGGAGATTCCGCTACCCTGGCGACCCGGATGAACCAGACAACTGTGAAGCTGATGAGGCGTTATCATTGGCGCGCCGTGTTTTTTTTACAATTTTACAAACACTTCCTTTAGAAGTTCGACCTTAA
- a CDS encoding nucleotidyltransferase domain-containing protein has translation MFSLGNNVNSEQPSHCDIILEEIIRRLIESYEPLRIYLFGSQARGDSGPDSDYDLMVIVPDNAPTERRRSRLAYHSLWGIGTAADILVWTQSAFDSRTHLVASLPATILREGKLLYAARPCEDRRNQSLAG, from the coding sequence ATGTTTTCATTAGGAAACAATGTGAATTCTGAGCAACCGTCTCACTGTGACATCATTTTAGAAGAGATCATCCGGCGATTAATAGAGTCTTATGAGCCTCTTCGAATCTATCTCTTCGGCTCCCAAGCCCGGGGTGATTCCGGACCCGACAGTGACTATGATCTTATGGTAATAGTTCCCGACAACGCCCCGACTGAGAGGCGTCGTAGCCGCTTGGCATACCACAGCTTATGGGGCATAGGAACGGCGGCTGATATCCTGGTTTGGACCCAGAGTGCCTTTGATAGCCGCACACATTTAGTGGCTTCTTTACCCGCTACTATTTTACGGGAAGGAAAATTATTATATGCCGCTCGACCCTGCGAAGATCGCCGAAACCAAAGCTTGGCTGGTTAA
- a CDS encoding helix-turn-helix domain-containing protein has translation MIYCNLRELMIQNNLYDYGQLSKQTDIPKETLQHLAENQWHQLKREHLDALCRFFDCKIGDLLEFELAGNGELPA, from the coding sequence ATGATCTACTGCAACCTCAGGGAACTCATGATCCAAAACAACCTTTACGATTACGGCCAGTTGTCCAAACAGACCGATATTCCTAAAGAAACCCTGCAACACCTGGCAGAAAATCAATGGCACCAACTGAAAAGAGAGCACCTTGATGCCCTCTGCCGCTTCTTCGACTGTAAAATAGGAGATTTATTAGAATTTGAACTGGCAGGGAACGGAGAGCTGCCGGCCTGA
- a CDS encoding site-2 protease family protein: MEPLIMVVVLFFSVIVHEVAHGYVALKNGDSTAKDYGRLTMNPLPHIDLVGTILVPAVLYFSHSGVLFGWAKPVPVNPANFRNYRLGEITVSAAGPLSNLLLAAVFAQLLPWSGGNPGFFHLCKYGVIINLYLMLFNLIPIPPLDGSKIVMPLLPRSLQRLYAQLEPVGFILILLLLYSGLWGVLLRPIFRFFMELLLG; encoded by the coding sequence ATGGAACCCCTGATCATGGTGGTAGTGCTCTTTTTTTCGGTCATTGTTCACGAGGTCGCCCACGGTTATGTCGCCCTGAAAAACGGCGACTCGACCGCTAAAGATTATGGACGCCTGACGATGAACCCCTTGCCGCACATCGATCTGGTAGGGACTATTCTGGTACCTGCGGTCTTATATTTTTCCCACAGCGGCGTCCTCTTCGGTTGGGCCAAACCGGTGCCGGTGAATCCGGCGAATTTTCGCAACTACCGCTTGGGAGAGATTACCGTCAGCGCCGCCGGACCGCTGAGCAATCTTCTCCTGGCTGCCGTGTTTGCCCAACTGCTGCCCTGGAGCGGCGGCAATCCTGGTTTCTTTCACCTCTGCAAGTACGGGGTGATTATAAATCTCTACCTGATGTTGTTTAACCTCATCCCTATTCCACCCCTCGACGGCTCCAAGATCGTCATGCCCCTGCTGCCCCGGTCACTGCAACGGCTTTATGCCCAATTAGAGCCGGTAGGGTTTATACTGATCCTTTTGCTGCTGTACAGCGGTTTATGGGGTGTTTTACTGCGGCCGATATTCCGCTTTTTTATGGAACTTCTGCTCGGCTGA
- a CDS encoding phosphoglucomutase/phosphomannomutase family protein: MTEIKFGTSGWRGIIAEDFTFANARLVCQGIADYLAGEQLTSRGVVIGYDTRFLSENFAAAAAEVLAGNGITSFLGVRDIPTPVVTFAILQGQRDGGITITASHNPGPYNGLKFSPHWGGPAPTTVTNAIEEKIRALTPDQIRRLPLDKARSSYLVNDIDPCEDYLQDLATKIDVGLLNRSGMKVVVDPLYGTAVGYLDRFLQEAGLQVEVLHNWRDPYFGGGRPEPAGEFLVELGEKVRAYNAHLGLAVDADADRFGIVDSRGQHYEANLILSLLLDYLAETRGWKQGVTRSVATTHLIDRVAAYHGMKVYETKVGFKYLGEYIIKDLVTMVGEESDGFSMRGHLPEKDGILACILVAEMVARTKKDLPQLREELFAKVGPVYSQRINLSLSPDAKEKLLARLPQPPGSLAGQKVVQHITLDGHKYILADGSWLCLRPSGTEPVIRLYLEAHTPEGLEKLRQAGEDFVKGN, from the coding sequence ATGACTGAAATCAAGTTTGGCACCTCCGGTTGGCGAGGCATCATTGCCGAGGATTTCACCTTTGCCAATGCCCGCCTGGTCTGCCAAGGCATCGCCGATTATCTCGCCGGCGAACAATTAACCAGTCGGGGAGTGGTTATCGGCTATGATACGCGTTTTCTCTCCGAAAATTTTGCCGCCGCTGCCGCCGAAGTCTTGGCCGGCAACGGCATTACCAGCTTTTTGGGAGTGCGCGACATCCCCACCCCGGTGGTCACCTTTGCCATTCTTCAGGGTCAGCGAGACGGGGGCATCACAATCACTGCCAGCCACAATCCGGGACCATACAATGGCTTAAAGTTTTCCCCCCATTGGGGCGGTCCGGCACCCACAACGGTTACCAATGCTATTGAGGAGAAGATCAGGGCGCTGACCCCGGACCAAATCCGGCGTCTGCCCCTCGATAAGGCCCGGAGCAGCTACCTGGTAAACGACATCGACCCCTGCGAGGACTATCTGCAAGACCTAGCCACCAAGATTGACGTCGGTCTCTTGAATCGTTCCGGAATGAAGGTCGTGGTAGACCCTCTCTACGGCACCGCAGTGGGCTATCTGGACCGCTTCCTCCAGGAGGCCGGATTGCAGGTTGAGGTGCTCCACAACTGGCGCGATCCTTACTTCGGCGGCGGCCGACCGGAGCCGGCCGGGGAATTCCTGGTCGAACTGGGGGAGAAGGTACGGGCCTATAACGCTCATTTAGGTCTGGCCGTGGACGCCGACGCTGACCGCTTCGGCATCGTCGACAGCCGGGGACAACACTACGAGGCTAACCTGATCCTCTCCTTATTGCTCGATTATCTCGCTGAAACCAGGGGTTGGAAACAGGGCGTCACCCGCAGCGTCGCCACCACCCACCTCATCGACCGGGTGGCAGCCTACCATGGAATGAAGGTGTACGAGACCAAAGTCGGTTTTAAGTATTTGGGAGAATATATCATCAAGGACCTGGTAACCATGGTGGGTGAGGAATCCGACGGCTTCTCCATGCGGGGCCATCTCCCGGAAAAAGATGGCATCCTGGCCTGCATCCTGGTGGCCGAGATGGTCGCCCGGACTAAAAAAGACCTGCCTCAACTCCGTGAAGAACTTTTTGCCAAAGTCGGTCCGGTTTATAGCCAGCGCATCAATCTGTCGCTCTCACCCGATGCCAAGGAGAAGCTGCTGGCCCGCCTGCCGCAGCCGCCCGGCAGCCTGGCTGGGCAGAAGGTGGTACAACATATTACGCTGGACGGCCATAAATATATCCTGGCCGACGGTAGTTGGCTCTGCCTCAGACCCTCTGGGACAGAACCGGTAATCCGGTTGTATCTGGAGGCGCACACCCCGGAAGGGCTGGAGAAACTCCGGCAGGCCGGCGAAGACTTCGTAAAAGGGAACTAA